From one Gracilinanus agilis isolate LMUSP501 chromosome 5, AgileGrace, whole genome shotgun sequence genomic stretch:
- the CRY1 gene encoding cryptochrome-1: protein MGVNAVHWFRKGLRLHDNPALKECIEGADTVRCVYILDPWFAGSSNVGINRWRFLLQCLEDLDANLRKLNSRLFVIRGQPADVFPRLFKEWNIAKLSIEYDSEPFGKERDAAIKKLASEAGVEVIVRISHTLYDLDKIIELNGGQPPLTYKRFQTLISKMEPLATPVETITPEVMHKCVTPLSDEHDEKYGVPSLEELGFDTDGLPSAVWPGGETEALTRLERHLERKAWVANFERPRMNANSLLASPTGLSPYLRFGCLSCRLFYFKLTDLYKKVKKNSSPPLSLYGQLLWREFFYTAATNNPRFDKMEGNPICVQIPWDRNPEALAKWAEGRTGFPWIDAIMTQLRQEGWIHHLARHAVACFLTRGDLWISWEEGMKVFEELLLDADWSINAGSWMWLSCSSFFQQFFHCYCPVGFGRRTDPNGDYIRRYLPVLRGFPAKYIYDPWNAPEGIQKVAKCLIGINYPKPMVNHAEASRLNIERMKQIYQQLSRYRGLGLLASVPSNPNGNGSLMGYTPGENIPGCSSGGGAPVGASDGQILQACVLPEPPTGTSGVQQPGYSQGSGISHYSHEDNQQAYMLKQGRSSLGVGGGKRPRQEEETQSINPKVQRQSTN, encoded by the exons ATTTCTGCTTCAATGTCTCGAAGATCTCGATGCCAAcctaagaaaattaaattctcGTTTGTTCGTCATTCGTGGACAGCCAGCAGATGTGTTTCCTCGACTTTTCaag GAATGGAACATTGCTAAGCTTTCCATTGAATATGATTCTGAGCCCTTTGGGAAGGAACGAGATGCAGCTATTAAGAAACTGGCCAGTGAGGCAGGAGTGGAAGTCATTGTACGAATTTCACATACTCTGTATGACCTAGACAA GATCATAGAACTGAATGGTGGACAACCACCTCTGACATATAAAAGATTCCAAACTCTGATCAGCAAAATGGAACCATTAGCGACTCCAGTGGAGACAATCACACCTGAAGTGATGCACAAGTGTGTGACTCCTCTCTCAGATgaacatgatgaaaaatatgGTGTGCCCTCACTAGAAGAACTAG GCTTTGATACAGATGGTTTACCTTCTGCAGTGTGGCCTGGTGGGGAAACAGAAGCCCTCACACGCTTGGAGAGacatttagaaagaaaa GCTTGGGTAGCAAACTTTGAAAGACCAAGAATGAATGCGAATTCTCTTCTGGCAAGCCCAACAGGACTCAGTCCTTACCTGCGATTTGGCTGTTTGTCTTGTCGCCTATTTTACTTCAAGTTGACTGACCTTTACAAGAAG GTAAAAAAGAACAGttcacctcccctctccctttatGGGCAGCTCTTGTGGCGAGAATTTTTCTACACAGCAGCTACAAACAACCCACGCTTTGATAAAATGGAAGGGAACCCCATCTGTGTTCAGATTCCCTGGGATAGGAACCCCGAGGCACTAGCCAAGTGGGCTGAAGGCAGGACAGGCTTCCCCTGGATTGATGCCATCATGACCCAGCTGCGTCAGGAAGGTTGGATTCACCATTTGGCCAGACATGCAGTTGCCTGCTTCCTGACACGAGGGGACCTATGGATTAGctgggaggaaggaatgaag GTCTTTGAAGAGCTGCTGCTTGACGCTGACTGGAGTATCAATGCAGGAAGCTGGATGTGGCTGTCTTGCAGCTcctttttccagcagtttttccACTGCTATTGTCCTGTTGGCTTTGGTAGGAGAACAGATCCCAATGGAGACTATATCAG ACGCTACCTTCCTGTCCTAAGAGGCTTCCctgcaaaatatatatatgatccCTGGAATGCACCAGAAGGTATCCAGAAGGTGGCAAAGTGTTTGATTGGAATCAATTACCCTAAGCCGATGGTGAACCACGCTGAGGCCAGCCGCCTGAATATTGAAAGGATGAAGCAGATCTATCAGCAGCTATCTCGATATAGAGGACTGG GTCTTCTTGCTTCAGTGCCCTCTAACCCAAATGGCAATGGTAGCCTCATGGGCTACACACCTGGAGAAAACATTCCTGGCTGTAGCAGTGGTGGAG GAGCTCCAGTGGGTGCCAGTGATGGTCAGATACTTCAGGCGTGTGTGCTCCCAGAGCCTCCTACAGGAACCAGTGGTGTTCAGCAACCAG GTTACTCTCAGGGGAGTggtatttcacattattctcatGAAGACAATCAGCAGGCTTACATGTTAAAGCAAG GAAGAAGCTCCCTCGGGGTCGGTGGCGGGAAGCGTCCTAGGCAAGAAGAGGAGACTCAGAGCATCAACCCAAAAGTTCAGCGACAGAGCACAAACTAG